GAAGGAAAGCATCATGAAAAAATACTTTGTTCTTGGTCTCATCCTGATCCAGGCAGCTCTTCTGCTTGCCGTTTTTGATGATTACATCCCCTCGGCCCGGGCGCGAGGCTTGGGCGGAGCTTATACCAGCGTGGCCGATGACGTCAATGCCCTCTATTTCAACCCCGCCGGTTTGATCAACGTCAAATACGAGGCGCAGGTTGGCTTCAGCAATCTTTACAACCAGCCGTTCTCCCAGGTGAAGACCGCCGCCGTCGGGGTCCAGCTTCCCAAAAAGCTGGGGACCCTGGCTTTTGGAGCGCGGATGTTCGACGTGGATTTTGCCGACGAATCGCTCCTCAGCGAACAGATCTGGAGCGCGGGCCACGCCTTCGACCTGCAGAGCGACATCCATTCCCAGATCAGTTTCGGCTACGCCCTGAACTACTACCGCCTCCAAATGGCGGATGAAGAAACGGACCAGGCCCTGGGCATCGACCTCGGCGCCACCGCCTTTCTGCATGGCCGCACCAAACTCGGCTTCAGCGTCAGCAACCTCAATCAGACCACGATGGGCGACACCAACCAGCATCCCCTGCCCAGCAAACTTGCCCTGGGCATATCCTACATCCCCTATGAACGGGTCGTCACCAGCATCGAGGTCAAAAAAGACTTTGCCAAGGAAACCGAATTCATGGGCGGCGTCGAATACCACATCTTCGAACCCCTGAGCCTGAGATTCGGGGTTCATTCCAATCCCGCCACCTGGAACGCCGGCATCGGCCTGAACGTGCAGGGCATCGTCGTCGACCTTGCCTATACCACCCACGCCGTGCTGCCCGGTACGCTTTATGGCAACGTTGGCTACAAATTCTAAACAGGATGGGACTCACATGATAGGAATAACTTTGAAAAAGCTCCTGCCAGCCTTCATACCCATCGCCTGGCAGTTTGCCAATCATTTGAAGCGCAATTTGAACCACAACAACGACATCCGGAAATTTGACAAGACCGGGGATAAGCTCGAGACGATCGAAAACCTCATCGTGCGCCTGGAAAAGAAAGCCTTGGGCAACCGCGAAGAGGTCCGCAAGGCCAACGCTCGCCTGCAGATCTGGCTGGCGATCAATTCCAGCCTCCTGATCGCCATCGTCATCAAGCTGTTCTTCCTCTGATCTGCTGATTTCCCCGTTTATGCCAGTCCCGGGATTATGGCTTCCCCGGCCATGAACCCAGGACTGGTTTTACTTTGGCCCTTTTTCCAACCCGGTCTGCCCATTGTAATCTCGCCCTACACATCCCGAATAAAGTACGGGATGTGTAAGCTGAGTGTTCAAGCGGAATACCACCGAGGAAAAGGGACGAAGGCTTGTTCTGAGATCAAGATCAGAGGTATGTCCGAAAAGGGGGATTTGGATTTATTCTGCCGCCGCTTATTATTTCTCATAAAACAATACAAGCAAAGGATAGATAAATGGCAACTACAAAACTAAGAGGAAACCCCGTAAAAACATCCGGTCCGCTGCCCCGGATCGGCAGCAGGGCGAAGGATTTCGTCCTGACCGCCAACGACCTGAGCGACAAGACCCTGGCCGATTTCAATGGCCAGAAGATCCTTCTGAACGTCTTTCCCAGCGTGGATACCGCGGTTTGTGCCATGAGCGTGCGCAAATTCAACGCCGAGGCGGCCAAGACCAAGAAGGCCGTGATACTCTGCGTCTCGCGCGACCTGCCCTTCGCCCTGGGGCGTTTTTGCGGCGCGGAGGGCATCGACAAGGTGCTCACCCTCTCCGAACTGCGCAACCGTGATTTTGGTAAAGACTACGGCTTGGAAATGGTCTCCGGGCCCATGGCCGGCCTGCTGGCCCGGGCGGTGATCGTAATCGACGCCTCCGGCAAAGTGGCCTATCGCGAACTGGTGGATGACATCACCCACGAACCGGATTACGCGAGCGCGCTCAAAGCGCTGAAAAAATAGTCAGACAGAGTCTCCCGGTTTGAGGACGAGGCAGGAGGCCCCCAGGGCTTCCACCTTATCCGCGAAGACTTGCGGATCGGCCTCGATCACAGGCCAGGTGTTGTAATGGATGGGGATGGCGACGCGGGGCCGGACGAACTCCACGGCCTTCACCGCGTCGTCGATGCCCATGGTATAATTATCGCCGATGGGCA
The DNA window shown above is from Candidatus Syntrophosphaera sp. and carries:
- the tpx gene encoding thiol peroxidase encodes the protein MATTKLRGNPVKTSGPLPRIGSRAKDFVLTANDLSDKTLADFNGQKILLNVFPSVDTAVCAMSVRKFNAEAAKTKKAVILCVSRDLPFALGRFCGAEGIDKVLTLSELRNRDFGKDYGLEMVSGPMAGLLARAVIVIDASGKVAYRELVDDITHEPDYASALKALKK